The following is a genomic window from Flavobacterium sp..
GGCGGATTTTATTGCTCCAAAAGAAATTGGCAAACAAGATTACATTGGATGTTTCTGTGTTTCAACCGGTTTTGGAGTAGATGAAAAAGCTTCGGAATTCGAAAAGCAATTAGATGATTACAATTCCATTTTAGTTAAAGCTTTAGGCGATAGATTAGCCGAAGCTTTTGCAGAATATTTACACTTAAAAGTACGTAAAGAAATTTGGGGTTACGCTTCTGATGAGGTTTTGTCAAATGATGCATTAATCAAAGAACAATACAAAGGAATTCGTCCTGCGCCGGGTTATCCAGCTTGTCCTGACCATTTGGAAAAACCAACGATTTGGAAATTATTAAATGTGGAGCAAGAAATTGGAGTAAAGTTAACTGAAAGCATGGCAATGTGGCCTGCGTCATCGGTTTCAGGGTATTATTTTGCAAATCCAGAAAGTAAATATTTTGGTTTAGGAAAAATTAAAAAAGACCAATTAGAAGATTACGCCAAAAGAAGAAATACTAGTGTAGAATTAGCCGAAAAATGGCTGTCACCTAATTTAGTAGATTAATTTGGTTTCGGGTTACGAGTTTCGGGTTCAAAGTTAACTCGCAACTCGCAACTCGCAACTCGCAAATTTAAAATTATGAAAGTAACTGAACATATACAAAACGCCAACGGAAAACCTTTGTTCTCCTTCGAGATTTTACCGCCTTTAAAAGGACAAAATATTCAATCTATTTTTGACAGTATTGATCCATTGATGGAATTCAATCCGCCTTTTATTGATGTAACGTATCATCGTGAGGAATATGAATTTAAAGAACTAGCAAACGGATTACTTCAGAAAAAAGTAGTTAAAAAACGACCTGGAACTGTTGGAATTTGTGCTGGAATTCAGAATAAATATCAAGTGGATGCTATTCCGCATATTTTGTGTGGTGGTTTTACCAAAGAAGATACTGAAAATCTGTTGATTGATTTAGATTTCTTAGGAATTGATAATGTCGTAGCACTTCGTGGTGATGCAGTAAAAAGCGAAATATACTTCAAACCCGAAAAAGAAGGTCATTCGTATGCTTCCGAATTGGTAACACAAATTAGCAATTTAAACAGAGGAATTTATTTGGATGAAGATTTGCAGAATTCCACTAAAACCGATTTTTGTATAGGAGTTGCTGGTTATCCAGAAAAACACATGGAAGCACCAAGTTTGGATAGTGATATTCATTTTGTAAAGCAAAAAATTAAAAACGGCGCTGATTATATCATTACCCAAATGTTTTTTGATAATAAAAAATTCTTCGATTTTGTTGCAAAATGCAGAGCGGCAGGAATTACTGTTCCAATTATACCTGGATTAAAACCAATCGCTACCAAAAAGCAATTGAATTTAATTCCACATCGTTTTAGTGTTGAATTACCAGATGATTTAATTATGACAGTTGTAAAAGCAAAAGATAACGATACTGTGAAACAAATTGGTATTGAATGGTGTACACAACAAAGCAAAGAATTAGTTGCCGCTGGAATACCAGTATTGCATTACTACTCAATGGGAAAGGCTGAAAATGTAAAAGCGATTGCTAAAGAAATTTTTTAGTTATCGCTTACCCGTTTTTTCTCTAAAAATCTGTTCTAGGTTCTTACTTTTTAATACAATTTGTAGCGTTCTTAAATTATTTGCTTGTGCAAAATCAAACAAAGTT
Proteins encoded in this region:
- the metF gene encoding methylenetetrahydrofolate reductase [NAD(P)H], with the protein product MKVTEHIQNANGKPLFSFEILPPLKGQNIQSIFDSIDPLMEFNPPFIDVTYHREEYEFKELANGLLQKKVVKKRPGTVGICAGIQNKYQVDAIPHILCGGFTKEDTENLLIDLDFLGIDNVVALRGDAVKSEIYFKPEKEGHSYASELVTQISNLNRGIYLDEDLQNSTKTDFCIGVAGYPEKHMEAPSLDSDIHFVKQKIKNGADYIITQMFFDNKKFFDFVAKCRAAGITVPIIPGLKPIATKKQLNLIPHRFSVELPDDLIMTVVKAKDNDTVKQIGIEWCTQQSKELVAAGIPVLHYYSMGKAENVKAIAKEIF